AAAACTATAATCTTGTATAACTGCATGACAAAACCCCGTAGTTCTATAGCTCTCCATGTAGATCATATCCCTCAGCATTATATAATTTACTAACAATaatggcaaaacaagcagaacCCGTCCAAAAACCACGAGTTCTTTGGATTTCATTGCTATCTTAAGATGTTTTTCAACATCCGAGTCAGAACACAGTTATTGATACATCAATATAATTGTTCTTAGATGAAGTGACAGGAAATTGGGAGAACAAGTGGAAATGGCGAATTGAATGAAGATGTACAAGTTAGCACTCCTTTTCTCCACTTTTCCCCCCACTTCTTGCTGCTCCTGCAGCCTCAGTCGAATGGGAATTCATCTATCCATAGGATGGATAAACATAAGTTAGTATAGTTGAGCATCGTCAGTATCATAGATCCATAAGGGTCAGGATAGGGAGCACCGAGAGAATTACACATTGTCGATTCAGTTAGGTTAGTTACCTCAGCAAATGCAGAGGTCTGCAAAGAAGCTGGTGAAGATCTAATTGAAGGTTCACACCGCTGCATAAAACCAACTAAGGTTGGAGTTCAGAGCCTCACATAACACTTGAATAACAATAAAATGAACACACGAACAtagccaaaaatataaattaacaCGCTGAAGATGGATACATTTATTCAGATAACTGTACATCTTCAAGTGCtggataaaaataatcacataatatATCTTAATCTTGGAAGAATTAAGTCAGACTCGTTTAGGTTTTGGTTAAATTCAAACCtgattcttcttcctctttcttctcttcaCTACAGCCGGCCTATGTCAATTGGTTTTAGCAGGTCCAACTCCAGCTAAAAAATAGCAGGAACGTTCATTCCTGAGTAAAGCTCGACCTGGCGGGATGAGTGGAGCACAAGCTCCACAGGAAAGTCCAGGTTAATGACTTCCAattgcaaagaaaatgttttcccTTTGCTGATGgatccattattttatttagctgCATAATCTAACGGTACATGCCACAGCCTGCGCCCAGAATTTAAGCCTTGCCTTGACATCTTCTGGATGGTCGCCTGGACaggaaaagaaacagaaaatttaGATCAGACATTTGATGCTAACTTGAATTAAAGTCACAACACCCAGGAAATAGTCAGGGAAGAAGTTCCAAAGGGTCTATGATCAATAAGCGTGAATGTTCGAAAACAAGGCAAACATTTAGGGGTGATTTACACATTATCTGTCTCCTACAAACAGTAAACGGTTTGGTAAAAAAATCGTCGTATTTTCCTTAGTAAGTTAGTTTcaccaaagaaaaagagaacgaTATCTTAAAGATTACTTGAGAATAGAACTCTCAGTCATTGACAAAACATTTCATTGACAAATCACCGAAAGCAAATCATTTCATTGACAAAACACCGAAAGCAACCCAAATCGCCGTGATAACCAAAGTTTCCCTCAAAAAAGCCAAAGAAACCGAGATCATTGCTCCAGTTAAAAAGCATCACAAGCAGATCAAACATCAACTGAAAGCAAGCCCTCCCACTTAAAAGAAAGATCCAAAATTTACcaacaagataaaaaaaagaccAAGAAATCAGAGCACTCACCGGGACTAGAGATCTTCCAATTGGCAATCGGGCTCGACACGGACGGGCAAGAGTCCGTGGATGCAGCCTCAGCATTATCTGGCGACTTCTGGTGTTCGTCGATGAACTTCTGGCTCATGGAATAGCAGAGCTCAAGCGCAGGCAAGGTGTTGCAGAGCTCAGGAATCTCATCATAACTGAACCCAAAGCCAAGATCCAAGCACCCTTTAAGCTCATCGAGATCCTCATCCGTCAAGCTTTTGGTCCTCGTTAGGTCGTCCTCATCGGCAGATTCCACGTACCCTTCAAGCAAAacctggttcttcttcttcttgttcttctttttattgataTTCAATTTTGACCACTCTTCGTCTTGGTTGAGAAACCCAGTATTGCTTTGGTGGCTTTCCAAAGTTTCGTCTTCTGAGTTTTGGTGGATCGAGATTATGGAGGAAACCCAAGATTCAGATTCACAAGGAAagctctccatctctctctctcagaactTTATTTCTTCTCTGTTAAGGTGTATGTGAGAGACATGAGGAGGATGCTTTTAAAGTCGTATCCAGGAGGGCAAATAAGTACTTTACCTTTCCTTTTTTCCCCATAATTTCCGGATAATTTATATAGGATTTGTCTTGCATATTCAATTTGGGCTATCCGTTTCCATAATgtgtataattcttttaatatttcttttgcgCAATTTTGGGAGATGGAGAAAACAactgaatttaaatttaaacttttcTCAAATAGAGAAAACTGCTGAACCGACAGATTAATTATAcgtttaaattttcaaaaaaattaagaaaattataaaagacCAACTATATTATTAAgctaaatataaattaaatttatacttTGTATCAGACATATAGGATCGTTTGGATacaaatatctcatctcatctaattttaatcaataatctcattactatttacatactatctcaatatatttcatctcatctcattatctaaacgaactataatttaataaagacactaaaatttttattttatttaaaaaaaattttttttatcagttattatttattattttacgcTCTATATCTTGTGACAAGCAATCTTACATTTTActaaaaacatttatatatttaatgaaaagttATACAATATGAATAAATACCTGAAAAAatataaaccacaattatatAGGTGAAGTAAATGTCACGTCAGAAACTCAGAGGCAGTATTTATGGATGAGCTTCCtaaatgcatgtatgcatggcGGGTGATGAATGATGATGAAATTAGTAGATGGATGTATAtgtgatatatatgtatgcagGTGCGACGAAGATGATGAGGATGTGGACGGGAGACAACTGTACTGGTGGTGGGGGTGatgataacaaaaataataagtgGACACGTGGTGGTGGTTGGGGACAAGATACGAAGTAGGACAACAGCTCGTGTAGGGACCATTAAGAATGGAGGGGGTCCACCACGTTGTTCAAACTTCAATTCGGCCATCCATTTGTTTGTATTCGGAAGGTGAGCATGTGAATGAGGAGGAGCTTCGCCTTTATGTGAGCAATCCGACCTTTTCCAAGTGTTTGGACACAACAGTCACTCTACCCCTAACCCGGATATATGTCTGTTCTTAAAAAACGAATGAAAGGAGAGATTTTCGAGATTAGTCgtctaaaattttcttacttatcatctctacatatcacacatcatatttaattttaatatttttttcttaaataaattgaattttcttactcatcatctatatatcatatatttgataagagaaaaaataaaaaaaataaccgTCGATCacccaatttttcaaattttcttaatGTTACCTTTGCTTTCGGGCTTGTTTTGAATAttagatggtttcatctcatcccattctATTTTatcccattttattttcttttcaaatatcattcaatacaaacacttttcaatttcaaatcttcaactattttatttaataattacaatttttttaaactttcaaataaaacataaaaaataattcaactttttgaaatctcaaaataaaagtaatattaaaaaattatatcttacaatattttaactttataatatttctattcATCTTTCTATCTCATAATTttccaaaatcacataaaacattataacttaaatattttcactattattcattaactattttattattattaatagattTCTAATCACCTTCCTCTTATATTCTTTGTCTTCATCGTTTCGGTTATCTCGGTTAAGCTTTGTCTCGCTCCCAGTGGGCTCTCGTTAGTTGCTTCTTCATGATCAATGGcatcacatgcatgcattactCGTTTTCAGCTTAAATTGGACTCACGCCCAAGTCTCAACAAATATGTATTTTATGTTTAGCAGTGAAGTTAAATAAAGCTTTATGTGGGGGTTTGGAGTCCATATTCTCCCACGATTCCCACTACTAGTAAGTTCGTAACATCCAAAATATATCGCTTGCATAATATTGGTGATGagaaattcttctcatcagttactatttattatctcacaccctatattttattaaaaaaaatatatgtgtaaagtgtgagagtgaatagtaactgatgagtaGAATTTCTTATTAGGATGTCTAtcacattaataattaaaatatatatatatatatatagacttacaTGTCAAGTACTGTACTGTTACGTGTGAAAACATCAGAAGTGTTGAGATTAATTAGATCTATTAATCAGTTATGACTTTAGTCTGGTTTGGGTAAATAGATgttttcatctcattctattttatcttaatatccaaacaccataaatacaaatacttttcaatttcaaatttttaactttttcatctaatcattatctaattattacaactttttcaaatttcaaacaaaacataacaaataattcaacttttttaaatttcaaaacaaaaattatattaaaaaactatattctaacaacaatatttaaactttataatatttttttatctctcattttccaaaacgtcataaaatattttaactcaaatcattttattcaacttattaactcatctcatcttatcgaTTATAACTCACCATCCAAACCAGGCTTACTCAACTTTTGTTTTGATACACTATAATATCAATTGTCTTGATCTTGTACCCGATCTTCTTCGACTATAAAATTTGTAAACC
Above is a genomic segment from Juglans microcarpa x Juglans regia isolate MS1-56 chromosome 1D, Jm3101_v1.0, whole genome shotgun sequence containing:
- the LOC121265203 gene encoding uncharacterized protein LOC121265203 produces the protein MESFPCESESWVSSIISIHQNSEDETLESHQSNTGFLNQDEEWSKLNINKKKNKKKKNQVLLEGYVESADEDDLTRTKSLTDEDLDELKGCLDLGFGFSYDEIPELCNTLPALELCYSMSQKFIDEHQKSPDNAEAASTDSCPSVSSPIANWKISSPGDHPEDVKARLKFWAQAVACTVRLCS